In Euphorbia lathyris chromosome 9, ddEupLath1.1, whole genome shotgun sequence, the following are encoded in one genomic region:
- the LOC136206010 gene encoding E3 ubiquitin-protein ligase APD2 isoform X2 → MASSSSPQKTQVSMTLILGVYGAVSVTIGPNSSVLIQPNPLFVQSIKVQELDSNPGLVLYGLYKTPSLNVVKPWSKFLNTSVPADSHKEWTYFMNEGSEINISYSVSPPGSSLFIIVAQGSEGLSQWLEDPTYPNTTLSWNVVHGSGVVQQKISKSSNYYVAVGNLNTEDAKVQLNLNVNALLYNTNEAYYKCTFTNGICSLSVLFPNGNSVVLTSPGSEDESTSDEWYIKVSYGPRWATYIVGIATMTVLMLGAFNFLNKVRFMRDEETGVRYVEGEPERAPLLSYKDDDLSSWGSSYDSVSNDDEDLENFLVSNSLEGKSSRDSENGNNTRRLCAICFDAPRDCFFLPCGHCVACFECGTRIVEAAGTCPVCGRNMKKVRKIFTV, encoded by the exons ATGGCCTCTTCCTCTTCTCCTCAGAAAACCCAAG tCTCAATGACTCTAATTTTGGGAGTTTATGGTGCTGTAAGTGTGACGATAGGACCCAATTCTTCAGTTCTTATTCAACCTAATCCCTTATTTGTGCAGTCTATAAAG GTGCAAGAGTTGGACAGCAATCCCGGGCTTGTGCTGTATGGACTTTATAAAACTCCTTCACTTAATGTTGTGAAACCCTGGTCCAAATTTCTTAATACCTCTGTTCCAGCCGATTCTCACAAG GAATGGACATATTTCATGAATGAGGGGTCtgaaataaatatttcataCAGTGTGAGCCCTCCAGGCTCCTCTCTTTTTATAATAGTTGCCCAAG GGAGTGAAGGTCTTTCGCAATGGCTTGAAGACCCAACATATCCAAACACCACTTTATCATGGAACGTGGTTCATG GAAGTGGCGTGGTCCAACAGAAGATATCGAAATCTTCAAATTACTATGTTGCAGTAGGCAACTTGAACACAGAGGACGCAAAG GTGCAGTTGAACCTCAATGTAAATGCTCTGTTGTATAATACAAACGAAGCTTATTACAAATGTACATTCACCAATGGCATATGTAGTTTGAGCGTTTTATTTCCTAATGGAAATTCCGTTGTCCTAACCTCTCCTGGGTCAGAAGAT GAATCAACCAGTGATGAGTGGTATATCAAAGTGTCCTATGGACCACGATGGGCAACATATATTGTTGGCATAG CTACAATGACTGTGCTTATGCTGGGGGCATTCAACTTCTTGAACAAAGTTCGATTTATGCGTGATGAAGAAACTGGAGTTCGGTATGTCGAGGGGGAGCCTGAAAGAGCTCCTCTGCTTTCGTATAAAGATGATGATCTCTCAAGTTGGGGCTCTTCTTATGATTCAGTCTCAAATGACGATGAGGATCTTGAGAATTTTTTGGTATCAAATTCTTTGGAAGGAAAGTCATCAAGGGACAGCGAAAATGGCAATAACACCCGGCGTCTCTGTGCAATTTGCTTTGACGCTCCAAGGGATTGCTTTTTCCTCCCATGTGGGCATTGTGTTGCTTGTTTTGAATGTGGAACAAG GATAGTGGAGGCTGCTGGTACTTGTCCTGTATGTGGTAGGAATATGAAGAAGGTTAGAAAGATTTTTACAGTTTAA
- the LOC136206010 gene encoding E3 ubiquitin-protein ligase APD2 isoform X1: MAHTSSSSSSSGPINTDSPTSPFPSSSTNRDSSAAASSSASPFSEDEGHPDTNQHPFGVSETDQQHIGFFRGNMIFVDDVSAIRDDTWSCVIVVLTFWFFISMTLILGVYGAVSVTIGPNSSVLIQPNPLFVQSIKVQELDSNPGLVLYGLYKTPSLNVVKPWSKFLNTSVPADSHKEWTYFMNEGSEINISYSVSPPGSSLFIIVAQGSEGLSQWLEDPTYPNTTLSWNVVHGSGVVQQKISKSSNYYVAVGNLNTEDAKVQLNLNVNALLYNTNEAYYKCTFTNGICSLSVLFPNGNSVVLTSPGSEDESTSDEWYIKVSYGPRWATYIVGIATMTVLMLGAFNFLNKVRFMRDEETGVRYVEGEPERAPLLSYKDDDLSSWGSSYDSVSNDDEDLENFLVSNSLEGKSSRDSENGNNTRRLCAICFDAPRDCFFLPCGHCVACFECGTRIVEAAGTCPVCGRNMKKVRKIFTV; this comes from the exons ATGGCACATACTTCTTCTTCATCGTCGTCTTCTGGTCCAATTAATACGGACTCTCCTACTTCGCCTTTTCCTTCCTCTTCCACCAATAGAGACTCTTCTGCCGCTGCCTCTTCCTCTGCTTCTCCCTTTTCTGAAGACGAGGGCCATCCTGATACTAATCAGCATCCGTTTGGAGTGTCGGAGACGGATCAGCAACACATTGGGTTTTTTCGAGGGAATATGATTTTCGTAGATGATGTATCGGCTATTAGAGATGACACCTGGTCTTGTGTCATTGTCGTACTTACCTTTTGGTTCTTCA tCTCAATGACTCTAATTTTGGGAGTTTATGGTGCTGTAAGTGTGACGATAGGACCCAATTCTTCAGTTCTTATTCAACCTAATCCCTTATTTGTGCAGTCTATAAAG GTGCAAGAGTTGGACAGCAATCCCGGGCTTGTGCTGTATGGACTTTATAAAACTCCTTCACTTAATGTTGTGAAACCCTGGTCCAAATTTCTTAATACCTCTGTTCCAGCCGATTCTCACAAG GAATGGACATATTTCATGAATGAGGGGTCtgaaataaatatttcataCAGTGTGAGCCCTCCAGGCTCCTCTCTTTTTATAATAGTTGCCCAAG GGAGTGAAGGTCTTTCGCAATGGCTTGAAGACCCAACATATCCAAACACCACTTTATCATGGAACGTGGTTCATG GAAGTGGCGTGGTCCAACAGAAGATATCGAAATCTTCAAATTACTATGTTGCAGTAGGCAACTTGAACACAGAGGACGCAAAG GTGCAGTTGAACCTCAATGTAAATGCTCTGTTGTATAATACAAACGAAGCTTATTACAAATGTACATTCACCAATGGCATATGTAGTTTGAGCGTTTTATTTCCTAATGGAAATTCCGTTGTCCTAACCTCTCCTGGGTCAGAAGAT GAATCAACCAGTGATGAGTGGTATATCAAAGTGTCCTATGGACCACGATGGGCAACATATATTGTTGGCATAG CTACAATGACTGTGCTTATGCTGGGGGCATTCAACTTCTTGAACAAAGTTCGATTTATGCGTGATGAAGAAACTGGAGTTCGGTATGTCGAGGGGGAGCCTGAAAGAGCTCCTCTGCTTTCGTATAAAGATGATGATCTCTCAAGTTGGGGCTCTTCTTATGATTCAGTCTCAAATGACGATGAGGATCTTGAGAATTTTTTGGTATCAAATTCTTTGGAAGGAAAGTCATCAAGGGACAGCGAAAATGGCAATAACACCCGGCGTCTCTGTGCAATTTGCTTTGACGCTCCAAGGGATTGCTTTTTCCTCCCATGTGGGCATTGTGTTGCTTGTTTTGAATGTGGAACAAG GATAGTGGAGGCTGCTGGTACTTGTCCTGTATGTGGTAGGAATATGAAGAAGGTTAGAAAGATTTTTACAGTTTAA